A window from Campylobacter concisus encodes these proteins:
- a CDS encoding class I SAM-dependent methyltransferase, which produces MQGLVDYQAILERVFSPTLQKVKGKYGGVNWDDVANMYNEMTRMEAASTLNLLSNLPITKDDSVLDVGCGPARLSVPLAKLAKSVSALDPFAKMLEYAKKNAKEAGAKNINFIQKDWSDEQSLKDLPKHDIVLASRSVGLFDIKKLCKFAKKYVVMTSFLMDYPSLKTFW; this is translated from the coding sequence ATGCAAGGGCTGGTTGATTATCAAGCGATTTTGGAGCGAGTGTTTTCGCCTACTTTGCAAAAAGTAAAGGGCAAATATGGCGGCGTAAATTGGGACGATGTCGCAAACATGTATAACGAGATGACACGCATGGAGGCGGCTTCTACGCTAAATTTACTTTCAAATTTGCCTATCACAAAAGATGATAGCGTGCTTGACGTGGGGTGTGGTCCAGCAAGGCTTAGCGTGCCACTTGCAAAGCTAGCAAAGAGCGTAAGCGCGCTAGATCCGTTTGCAAAAATGCTTGAATACGCTAAAAAAAATGCAAAAGAGGCTGGAGCGAAAAATATAAATTTCATCCAAAAAGACTGGAGCGATGAGCAGAGCTTAAAAGACTTACCAAAACACGACATCGTGCTAGCATCACGCTCAGTTGGGCTTTTTGATATAAAAAAGCTTTGCAAATTTGCTAAAAAATATGTTGTTATGACCTCTTTTTTAATGGATTATCCAAGCTTAAAAACGTTCTGGTAA
- a CDS encoding 2-oxoacid:acceptor oxidoreductase family protein yields the protein MRSQLRFVGVGGQGVILAGEILSAAKIKAGGYGVKASTYTSQVRGGPTKVDIILDEKEILYPYANEGEIDFMLATAQISYDAFKSGVKEGGAIVVEPNLVKVSDEDKKHWKIYEIPIISIAKDEVGNVITQSVVALGVAVAMSGCMDENLVREEMLASVPAKVKDANAKAYELGLKYAKELLK from the coding sequence ATGAGGTCACAATTAAGATTTGTCGGCGTTGGCGGACAGGGCGTCATACTAGCAGGCGAGATCCTCTCAGCTGCCAAGATAAAGGCAGGCGGATACGGCGTTAAGGCCTCTACCTACACATCTCAGGTGCGCGGCGGCCCAACGAAGGTCGATATCATACTTGATGAGAAAGAAATTTTATACCCTTACGCAAACGAGGGTGAGATAGACTTCATGCTAGCAACCGCACAGATAAGCTACGATGCCTTTAAAAGCGGCGTAAAAGAGGGTGGCGCGATCGTGGTCGAGCCAAATTTGGTAAAAGTAAGCGATGAAGACAAAAAGCACTGGAAAATTTATGAAATCCCTATCATCTCTATCGCAAAAGACGAGGTCGGTAATGTCATCACTCAAAGCGTTGTTGCTCTTGGTGTGGCTGTGGCTATGAGTGGATGCATGGATGAAAATTTAGTGCGTGAAGAGATGCTAGCAAGCGTGCCAGCTAAGGTCAAAGATGCAAATGCCAAAGCTTACGAGCTAGGCCTAAAATACGCAAAAGAGCTTTTAAAATAA
- a CDS encoding TonB-dependent receptor domain-containing protein produces MQSNLLFDYLEPNTNKLALSANFHYTGKRYADQRNINAAPAYFTTDLGIRYTTKEWLGKQTTLRFNVNNVFDKKYWVGMYPSNIDGTDNKTGSSLFLGQSRTFMLSAKVKF; encoded by the coding sequence GTGCAATCAAACCTGCTCTTTGACTACCTTGAGCCAAATACAAATAAGCTAGCATTAAGTGCAAATTTTCACTATACTGGCAAACGCTATGCTGATCAACGTAACATAAATGCAGCTCCTGCTTACTTTACAACCGATCTTGGTATTCGTTATACAACAAAAGAGTGGTTAGGTAAGCAAACAACTTTGAGATTTAACGTAAATAACGTATTTGACAAAAAATACTGGGTTGGAATGTATCCATCAAATATCGATGGAACAGACAATAAAACAGGCTCTAGCCTATTCTTAGGACAATCAAGAACTTTTATGTTATCAGCTAAAGTTAAATTCTAA
- the sdhB gene encoding 8-methylmenaquinol:fumarate reductase iron-sulfur subunit, with amino-acid sequence MKIIIDRFDGTKKYESTYELTNEEIKGKTLLTVLLDIKQKKDATLNFTASCRSAICGACAVRVNGHSYLACDTKMNELLAEYDNPESIRISPLGNFKVISDLMVDWEPSIENLRKIKPSITAKSEFSAEKGCKQSQKEYDKVALEWDCILCGACASECNKLEADASDYMQPFVFVHAYRAAFDSRSKDPLPHLKPAIDNGLWMCVKCQECADRCPKGISACKDITDLRIMAIQKGFDDGMGPDHAEAFLTDLVDGSGRLNEIKLALRSEGVFRNMGKMDIAANLMLAGKMNPLHIFGEEDIEGHDDLVKMINAARKAASKE; translated from the coding sequence ATGAAAATTATTATCGACCGCTTTGACGGAACTAAAAAATATGAATCAACTTATGAGCTAACAAATGAAGAGATCAAAGGCAAAACTCTTTTAACAGTGCTTCTTGATATCAAACAAAAAAAGGATGCGACGTTAAATTTCACAGCATCTTGCCGCTCAGCGATATGTGGTGCGTGCGCTGTTAGAGTAAATGGCCACTCATATCTAGCCTGTGATACAAAGATGAATGAGCTTTTGGCAGAGTATGACAATCCAGAGAGCATAAGAATTTCTCCACTTGGAAATTTCAAAGTGATCTCAGACCTCATGGTGGACTGGGAACCAAGTATTGAAAATTTACGCAAGATAAAGCCTAGCATTACAGCTAAGTCAGAATTTAGCGCAGAAAAAGGCTGTAAGCAAAGCCAAAAAGAGTATGACAAAGTAGCGCTTGAATGGGACTGCATACTTTGCGGAGCGTGCGCTAGCGAGTGTAATAAACTTGAAGCTGATGCGAGTGATTATATGCAGCCATTTGTATTTGTGCATGCTTATAGAGCCGCTTTTGACTCACGCAGCAAAGATCCTCTGCCGCACCTAAAACCAGCTATCGATAATGGCCTTTGGATGTGTGTAAAGTGCCAAGAGTGCGCTGATCGCTGTCCAAAAGGCATAAGTGCATGCAAAGATATAACTGATCTTCGCATTATGGCTATACAAAAAGGCTTTGATGATGGTATGGGACCAGATCACGCTGAGGCGTTCTTAACCGATCTAGTTGATGGCTCAGGCAGACTAAATGAGATCAAGCTTGCACTTCGCTCTGAGGGAGTGTTTAGAAATATGGGCAAAATGGATATCGCTGCAAATTTAATGCTTGCAGGTAAGATGAATCCACTTCATATCTTTGGCGAAGAGGATATAGAAGGACATGATGATCTAGTAAAAATGATAAATGCGGCTCGCAAAGCTGCTAGTAAGGAGTAA
- a CDS encoding FecCD family ABC transporter permease, giving the protein MPLFMLRYKLNTLSFGEEEARAMGLNVKFYNIIIIIASTLLTATCVSFCGIVGWVGLVIPHIMRFVVGANFITLFPASLLGGGLFLLIVDTTSRSLMASEIPLGVITSLVGAPVFVYLLYKSKKGFA; this is encoded by the coding sequence GTGCCACTTTTCATGCTTCGCTACAAGCTAAATACGCTTAGCTTTGGCGAAGAAGAGGCTAGGGCGATGGGGCTAAATGTCAAATTTTACAACATCATAATCATCATCGCCTCAACGCTTCTAACCGCTACTTGCGTCTCATTTTGCGGTATCGTAGGCTGGGTGGGGCTCGTCATCCCTCACATCATGCGCTTTGTCGTGGGGGCAAATTTCATCACGCTCTTTCCAGCTTCGCTGCTTGGCGGAGGGCTGTTTTTACTGATAGTTGATACCACTTCACGCAGTCTAATGGCAAGTGAGATCCCGCTTGGCGTCATCACTTCGCTAGTTGGCGCGCCTGTTTTTGTCTATTTGCTTTATAAGAGCAAAAAGGGTTTTGCGTGA
- the sdhA gene encoding 8-methylmenaquinol:fumarate reductase flavoprotein subunit translates to MSEKFTRREFLQSACISVGALATTAGATNVFAGELPKGNENGLPSVDVLIIGSGGAGLRAATAVRKQYPNSTVVVATKMMPSRNATCMAEGGINGVTDFSNGDSFKLHAYDTVKGAAYLADQDAVVKFCEAAGAVIHELDHNGMLFSRIDNGDVSRKDNGDVAFRFMGGASKKRCNYAADKTGHILMHACLDDAITAGVKFLMDHELLEIGLEDGKVEGVVLRNIQDGQIYPVLCKSLVIATGGYTRIFYNRTSVPFIATGDGIAAALKAGLGFEDPEMLQFHPTGVQNGGTLITEAARGEGGYLLNNKGERFMKNYHEKMELAPRDVVARAIETEIREGRGFGEGMSAYVLCDVRHLGKDTIMKKLPKIRHTAMLFQNIDLIEQPVPIRPTAHYSMGGIEVAKFDDMSTKIPGIYVGGEASCVSIHGANRLGGNSLTDAVVTGDLAGKGAGAYAQNAKFAIGKKTSELAKMWQDKFKSIATGEGGVNDMYALREELGKNNWDLMGIFRTGAKLDQLSKNLEAIQAKYDTLKVPNQNPVMNTAFTDYVELGNLILLSRAACLAAQNRLESRGAHTREDYPKRDDVNFLKHSIVTLKDGKLELSYKDVVTGIFSLDGKKPE, encoded by the coding sequence ATGAGTGAAAAATTTACCAGAAGAGAATTTCTACAAAGTGCCTGTATTAGCGTAGGTGCGCTAGCTACAACAGCTGGTGCGACCAATGTTTTTGCTGGTGAGTTGCCAAAAGGCAATGAAAATGGCTTACCATCTGTTGATGTGCTGATAATTGGCTCTGGTGGTGCTGGACTTCGTGCAGCAACAGCCGTTCGCAAGCAATATCCAAACTCAACCGTCGTTGTTGCTACAAAGATGATGCCATCTCGCAATGCAACCTGTATGGCGGAGGGCGGAATAAACGGCGTTACTGACTTTAGTAATGGCGATAGCTTCAAGCTTCACGCTTATGACACAGTTAAAGGTGCGGCTTATCTTGCCGATCAAGATGCAGTTGTGAAATTTTGCGAGGCAGCAGGCGCAGTCATCCACGAGCTAGACCACAATGGCATGCTCTTTTCTCGTATAGATAATGGCGACGTATCCCGTAAAGATAATGGCGACGTGGCATTTCGCTTCATGGGTGGCGCTAGTAAAAAACGCTGTAACTACGCGGCTGATAAAACTGGCCACATTTTGATGCACGCCTGTCTTGACGACGCTATCACAGCTGGCGTTAAATTTTTAATGGATCATGAGCTACTTGAGATCGGTCTTGAGGACGGCAAGGTCGAAGGCGTCGTTCTTCGCAACATCCAAGATGGTCAAATTTATCCAGTTCTTTGCAAATCTCTTGTTATCGCAACTGGCGGATACACTAGAATTTTTTATAACCGCACATCAGTTCCATTTATAGCAACTGGTGATGGCATCGCTGCTGCGCTTAAAGCAGGTCTTGGTTTTGAAGACCCTGAGATGCTTCAGTTTCACCCAACTGGCGTTCAAAATGGCGGCACACTAATCACAGAAGCTGCTCGTGGCGAGGGTGGATACTTGTTAAACAACAAGGGCGAGCGCTTTATGAAAAACTATCACGAAAAGATGGAGCTAGCTCCTCGTGACGTCGTCGCTCGTGCGATCGAGACAGAAATTCGCGAAGGCAGAGGCTTTGGTGAGGGTATGAGCGCTTATGTGCTTTGTGACGTTCGCCACCTTGGCAAAGATACTATTATGAAAAAGCTTCCAAAAATTCGCCACACAGCCATGCTTTTCCAAAATATCGATCTAATCGAGCAACCAGTGCCTATCCGCCCAACAGCTCACTACTCAATGGGTGGCATAGAGGTAGCAAAATTTGATGATATGAGCACAAAAATCCCTGGAATTTATGTAGGTGGTGAGGCTTCTTGCGTATCTATCCACGGTGCAAACCGCCTTGGTGGAAACAGTCTAACTGACGCAGTTGTAACTGGCGATCTAGCTGGCAAGGGTGCTGGCGCTTACGCTCAAAATGCAAAATTTGCAATCGGAAAGAAAACTTCTGAGCTAGCAAAAATGTGGCAAGATAAATTTAAATCTATCGCAACAGGCGAGGGCGGTGTAAATGATATGTATGCACTTCGTGAAGAGCTTGGTAAAAACAACTGGGACCTAATGGGTATCTTTAGAACTGGTGCAAAACTTGATCAGCTTTCTAAAAACCTAGAAGCTATCCAAGCAAAATATGACACCCTTAAAGTGCCAAATCAAAACCCAGTCATGAACACAGCATTTACTGACTATGTCGAGCTTGGCAACCTTATACTTCTTTCTCGTGCAGCATGCCTTGCAGCGCAAAATCGTCTTGAGAGCCGTGGCGCTCACACAAGAGAGGACTATCCAAAAAGAGATGATGTAAATTTCTTAAAACACAGCATAGTCACACTAAAAGACGGCAAGCTTGAGCTTAGTTACAAAGACGTTGTGACAGGCATATTTTCACTTGACGGCAAGAAGCCAGAGTAA
- a CDS encoding TonB-dependent receptor encodes MSYKISVATCAALLMCSGFLSQVFAVQTTKLEGVEVNSVGDNISESGISEGILNKGVASGPLAGKRVFDMPYQVNTMSIEAMNNQGVAGFEDAVKYFPSAQIQTRGGIEVGRPQTRGFEGSVVGNVLWDGFYAVSTTAIPMYMFEGLQIQNGLAGSLYGGQNPAGFFNYTRKRPIPFSNTVWADYTSRSNFGIGWDTSNKFEHIGYRGVFYKSYGAKQAKKSDYERNLASLGLDFYLTENFTIETNFSYYRHKMLGNPGGFSMPGANGVLTFAIPSATKTTKAGLEQEWAGSDLKTTTASAKFKYIPTENWYFEGGYQWQKAIRDMYGTSKTFTNQNGDFDVTAGGGGGAAQRFDVQSWFAKAITEFETFGIEHNLGVQTNGYIWTLYGARNPASRPVSLGKSNLYSPRVFAQPNTKKASGAYKSKEDIMKNVTIADDIKINDYFSVILSAARSNFESKNKQTGVKSYDKSGNSYAGSLIYRPVENVSLYFTYADSLQGGSAHTYTDVSNPRYGETVVVKPYRSKQYEVGAKARIDELDLSAALFEIKRPLIYLGDNNEYGEQGEQVNRGLEVSAGGKITNDLSVMGGIAHPA; translated from the coding sequence TTGAGTTACAAAATCTCAGTTGCAACATGTGCTGCACTTTTGATGTGCAGTGGTTTTTTAAGTCAAGTTTTTGCTGTGCAAACGACAAAGCTTGAGGGCGTTGAAGTAAATTCAGTCGGTGATAACATCAGCGAGAGTGGTATCAGCGAAGGCATACTAAACAAAGGCGTTGCTAGTGGTCCTCTAGCAGGAAAAAGAGTGTTTGATATGCCTTATCAGGTAAATACAATGTCTATTGAAGCTATGAACAACCAAGGTGTAGCAGGTTTTGAGGATGCAGTAAAATACTTCCCTTCGGCGCAAATTCAAACCAGAGGCGGTATAGAAGTCGGTCGTCCGCAAACGCGTGGCTTTGAAGGATCAGTCGTTGGAAACGTACTTTGGGACGGATTTTACGCTGTTTCTACGACAGCTATTCCGATGTATATGTTTGAAGGCCTGCAAATCCAAAACGGACTTGCCGGTTCGCTTTATGGCGGACAAAATCCAGCAGGCTTTTTTAACTACACAAGAAAACGTCCGATACCTTTCTCAAATACGGTTTGGGCTGACTATACGAGCCGCTCAAATTTTGGTATAGGTTGGGATACATCAAACAAATTTGAACACATTGGATATCGTGGTGTATTTTATAAAAGTTACGGTGCAAAACAAGCTAAAAAAAGCGACTACGAAAGAAATTTGGCTAGTCTTGGACTCGACTTTTATTTAACTGAAAACTTCACGATTGAGACAAATTTTAGCTATTACAGACACAAAATGTTAGGAAATCCTGGTGGCTTTTCGATGCCAGGTGCTAACGGTGTCTTAACCTTTGCTATTCCAAGTGCTACTAAAACTACTAAAGCTGGTTTAGAACAAGAATGGGCTGGAAGTGACCTAAAAACAACGACTGCAAGCGCTAAATTTAAATACATACCTACCGAGAATTGGTATTTCGAGGGCGGCTATCAGTGGCAAAAGGCTATCCGCGATATGTATGGCACGAGCAAAACCTTCACGAACCAAAACGGTGATTTTGACGTAACAGCTGGAGGCGGTGGCGGTGCAGCTCAAAGATTTGACGTGCAAAGCTGGTTTGCAAAGGCTATAACCGAATTTGAAACATTTGGCATAGAACACAATCTTGGCGTGCAAACAAATGGATATATATGGACTTTATATGGTGCTAGAAATCCTGCTTCAAGACCAGTTTCTTTAGGAAAATCTAACTTATATAGTCCGCGCGTCTTTGCACAGCCTAACACAAAAAAAGCAAGCGGAGCTTATAAAAGCAAAGAAGATATAATGAAAAATGTAACTATCGCTGACGACATTAAAATAAACGACTATTTTAGCGTCATTTTAAGTGCGGCTAGAAGCAACTTCGAAAGTAAAAACAAGCAAACGGGTGTAAAAAGCTACGACAAAAGCGGCAATAGCTATGCAGGAAGCCTCATCTACCGCCCAGTTGAGAACGTCAGCTTGTATTTCACATACGCTGATAGCTTGCAAGGCGGATCTGCTCATACCTATACCGACGTAAGCAACCCGCGATACGGTGAGACGGTTGTCGTAAAGCCGTACAGAAGTAAGCAATACGAAGTCGGTGCAAAAGCTAGGATAGACGAGCTTGACCTATCGGCTGCGCTTTTTGAGATCAAACGCCCATTAATTTATCTTGGCGACAATAATGAATACGGCGAGCAAGGCGAGCAAGTAAATAGAGGACTTGAAGTCAGCGCAGGCGGTAAGATCACAAACGATCTTAGCGTAATGGGCGGTATCGCTCATCCAGCCTAA
- a CDS encoding 2-oxoglutarate ferredoxin oxidoreductase subunit beta: MAFNYDKYLRTDKMPTLWCWGCGDGVILKALIRAIDTMGWDMNDVCVVSGIGCSGRFSGYLDCNTIHTTHGRAIAYATGVKMANPDKHVIVVTGDGDGLAIGGNHTIHGCRRNIGLNHILINNFIYALTNSQTSPTTPKGMWTVTAQYGNIDPSFDACKLATAAGASFVARGSVIEPEKLTKLFVEGFSHDGYSFFDVFSNCHINLGRKNKMGEAVKNLEWIKGRTTSKVKFDMLSDEEKEGIFPLGVLHKDEEKIEYTKAYDMVRRAAMSGEPIDFKELA, translated from the coding sequence ATGGCTTTTAATTATGATAAATATTTACGAACAGATAAAATGCCTACTCTTTGGTGCTGGGGCTGTGGCGACGGCGTCATACTAAAGGCGCTCATCCGCGCTATCGACACGATGGGCTGGGACATGAACGACGTTTGCGTGGTCTCAGGCATAGGTTGCTCTGGCCGCTTTAGCGGATACCTTGACTGCAACACCATTCACACGACTCACGGCAGAGCCATAGCCTACGCCACTGGCGTAAAGATGGCAAACCCAGACAAACACGTCATCGTAGTAACTGGCGACGGCGACGGACTGGCGATTGGAGGCAACCACACGATACATGGATGCCGCCGAAATATCGGGCTAAATCACATCTTAATAAACAACTTCATTTATGCACTTACAAACTCGCAAACTAGCCCAACGACGCCAAAGGGCATGTGGACGGTCACAGCGCAGTACGGCAACATCGATCCTAGCTTTGACGCCTGTAAGCTCGCAACCGCAGCAGGTGCTAGCTTTGTCGCGCGCGGAAGCGTCATCGAGCCAGAGAAGCTTACAAAGCTCTTTGTGGAGGGCTTTAGCCACGATGGATACAGCTTTTTTGATGTATTTTCAAACTGCCATATAAATTTAGGTCGCAAGAACAAAATGGGCGAGGCGGTGAAAAATTTAGAGTGGATAAAGGGCCGCACGACGAGCAAGGTCAAATTTGACATGCTAAGCGACGAAGAGAAAGAGGGCATTTTCCCACTTGGCGTGCTTCACAAAGATGAAGAGAAGATAGAGTACACCAAGGCTTACGATATGGTAAGAAGGGCTGCTATGAGCGGTGAGCCGATCGATTTTAAGGAGCTAGCATGA
- a CDS encoding ABC transporter ATP-binding protein, protein MKFEIKNLSYGYDKKVVIENFNANLQDGDIFCLLGSNGVGKTTTFKTILGFLKPLGGEILIDGKDALKMSEKERASFISYVPQAHTPPFAFSVFDVVMMSTNARLGIFERPSKEDEEIALDALKTLNLESFKDKIYTDLSGGERQMVLIARALAQRSKVMLLDEPTANLDFGNQMRVLKEIKKLAKQGYIIILTSHQPEQVFYLNAKVAMLGRDKNYIYGEASEVMNGENLKKIYGVDIRVMKNIIDEREHYSCVMVD, encoded by the coding sequence GTGAAATTTGAGATAAAAAATTTAAGCTACGGCTACGATAAAAAGGTCGTTATAGAAAATTTCAATGCAAATTTACAAGATGGCGACATCTTTTGCCTGCTAGGTAGCAATGGCGTTGGCAAAACAACGACGTTTAAGACGATACTTGGCTTTTTAAAGCCACTTGGAGGAGAAATTTTAATAGACGGCAAAGACGCGCTAAAGATGAGCGAAAAAGAGCGAGCAAGCTTTATAAGCTACGTCCCGCAGGCTCACACACCGCCATTTGCCTTTAGCGTTTTTGACGTGGTGATGATGAGTACAAATGCAAGACTTGGTATATTTGAACGCCCTAGTAAAGAGGATGAAGAGATAGCGCTAGATGCGTTAAAAACGCTAAATTTAGAGAGCTTTAAAGATAAAATTTATACCGATCTAAGTGGCGGCGAGCGGCAAATGGTGCTGATAGCTAGGGCTTTGGCGCAGCGCTCAAAGGTGATGCTGCTTGATGAGCCAACGGCAAATTTAGACTTTGGCAACCAAATGCGAGTTTTAAAAGAGATAAAAAAGCTCGCAAAGCAAGGCTACATCATTATCCTCACCTCTCATCAGCCAGAGCAGGTCTTTTATTTAAATGCAAAGGTCGCGATGCTCGGGCGTGATAAAAACTACATCTACGGCGAGGCTAGCGAGGTGATGAATGGTGAAAATTTAAAGAAAATTTACGGCGTAGATATACGAGTGATGAAAAATATCATCGATGAACGCGAGCATTACTCTTGCGTGATGGTGGATTGA
- a CDS encoding ABC transporter substrate-binding protein — MFKKILLLAFLLVSLQARVVLDSDDKKVEVPDVIERATPLIGAFVQVSAMLGNEDHIISGAPKLPPLMSKIFPKIKSNNNKSGMLSSSVETIIASKTQVVFGPVGMMFDENSKAQLESAGIAVVKIDKFQSIKEIQDSFSKIAEIWGEKSVKRAREFNDYFNDNIKFVSQKTANLTPKKRVLVLNYSSGNFNTISSKDIGAEYISVAGGINVSSELSDGDFKISKAINEEQVIIFNPDIIITNSQKNTDAIAKNASFAKLKAVQNGQIFVVPSGVYLWSVRSAEGVLYPLWLAKTFYPEQFSDLNLEQKTKEFYERFYNYKLSDSELKEILYPKGEF, encoded by the coding sequence ATGTTTAAGAAAATTTTACTTTTGGCTTTTTTGCTTGTTAGTTTGCAAGCAAGAGTGGTGCTTGATAGCGACGATAAAAAAGTAGAAGTACCTGATGTGATCGAGCGTGCGACACCTTTGATAGGGGCTTTTGTGCAAGTCTCTGCGATGCTTGGTAACGAGGATCATATAATTAGCGGTGCGCCAAAACTGCCTCCACTTATGTCAAAAATTTTTCCAAAGATAAAGAGTAACAACAACAAAAGTGGCATGCTAAGTAGCAGCGTCGAAACTATTATCGCGTCAAAAACGCAAGTTGTTTTTGGGCCAGTTGGCATGATGTTTGATGAAAATAGCAAGGCTCAGCTAGAGAGCGCTGGCATCGCGGTTGTGAAGATAGATAAATTTCAAAGCATCAAAGAGATACAAGATAGCTTTAGCAAGATCGCTGAAATTTGGGGCGAAAAGAGCGTAAAAAGGGCGCGTGAGTTTAATGACTATTTTAACGACAACATAAAATTTGTAAGCCAAAAAACAGCAAATTTAACGCCAAAAAAGAGAGTTTTGGTGCTTAACTATAGCTCTGGAAATTTTAACACCATTAGCTCAAAAGATATCGGCGCTGAGTATATTAGCGTAGCTGGTGGTATAAATGTAAGCTCAGAGCTAAGTGATGGTGATTTTAAAATTTCAAAAGCGATAAATGAAGAGCAAGTCATCATCTTTAACCCGGACATCATCATCACAAATTCGCAAAAAAATACCGATGCCATCGCCAAAAACGCATCATTTGCCAAGCTAAAAGCTGTGCAAAATGGGCAAATTTTTGTAGTGCCAAGTGGCGTTTATCTTTGGAGCGTAAGAAGTGCTGAGGGTGTGCTTTATCCGCTTTGGCTGGCTAAGACATTTTACCCAGAGCAATTTAGCGATCTAAATTTAGAGCAAAAAACAAAAGAGTTTTACGAGAGATTTTATAATTACAAGCTAAGTGATAGCGAGCTAAAAGAAATTTTGTACCCAAAGGGTGAATTTTGA
- the sdhE gene encoding 8-methylmenaquinol:fumarate reductase membrane anchor subunit, whose protein sequence is MQNEFAFFPGCVLSQAAKEAKMSLEAIAPILGWKLHEIKGWSCCGAQQAQDVDPIATLVANARNIALAEQMNMPMLTTCSTCMLTLTRAKTTLDKGAKDRINTFLAEGNMKYNGSTEITSLLWVLYQNVETLRAKVVKPLSGLKVALFYGCHSLRPEKDLHNRESSVNPKSFETVVGALGATIVPFEKRLDCCGFHASYPAGTSVRKMSSQIVNNADENGADVVVTPCPLCQMQLDIYQERYQDENHSNVRKPIIHLSQLVGLALGLSVEDLGLDLNIIDATKIA, encoded by the coding sequence ATGCAAAACGAATTCGCTTTTTTCCCAGGATGCGTACTCTCTCAAGCAGCTAAAGAGGCTAAGATGTCGCTTGAGGCTATCGCTCCGATACTTGGCTGGAAGCTTCATGAGATAAAGGGCTGGAGCTGCTGTGGTGCCCAACAAGCACAAGACGTGGATCCTATCGCTACGCTTGTGGCAAATGCTAGAAATATAGCGCTTGCAGAGCAGATGAATATGCCTATGCTTACTACATGCTCAACTTGTATGCTAACTCTAACAAGAGCTAAAACTACACTTGATAAGGGTGCAAAGGACCGCATAAATACTTTCTTGGCTGAGGGCAATATGAAATATAATGGCTCAACTGAGATCACAAGCCTTCTTTGGGTACTTTATCAAAACGTAGAAACACTAAGAGCAAAGGTTGTTAAGCCACTTAGTGGGCTAAAAGTAGCGCTATTTTATGGCTGCCACAGTCTAAGGCCTGAAAAAGATCTGCACAATAGAGAAAGCTCAGTCAATCCAAAGAGCTTTGAAACTGTTGTAGGCGCACTTGGTGCTACTATCGTGCCATTTGAGAAAAGACTTGACTGCTGTGGTTTCCACGCTAGCTATCCAGCTGGCACATCTGTAAGGAAAATGTCAAGCCAGATCGTAAATAATGCCGATGAAAACGGCGCTGACGTAGTTGTCACACCATGCCCACTTTGTCAAATGCAACTTGACATCTACCAAGAGAGATATCAAGATGAGAACCACTCAAACGTGAGAAAGCCAATCATTCACCTATCTCAGCTTGTAGGTCTTGCACTTGGACTATCTGTTGAAGATCTTGGACTTGATCTAAACATCATCGACGCTACCAAGATAGCGTAA